In Qipengyuania psychrotolerans, one DNA window encodes the following:
- a CDS encoding DMT family transporter: MTAPDHSNRPVFAAILGIALFAAMDAVMKGGALAIGAYSAFLLRCLIGTALVAPIWWWRTRKFPRGRTLRIHLVRGTVISFMGWSFFAALIRLPLAEAIAISFIAPLIALYLARLLLNEIIKPRAIVGTLMGLAGVLVIVGGRVGTQQLDSEAATGIGLVLMSAVLFAWNLILQRQQAMVSSPLEASTFQNGVVTLVLGLGSPFLLVLPDRETWGLLALGSVLAILAAMLFIWAYARSETQRLVPIEYTGFLWAALFGWIYFAEPIQPITVAGAGLIVIGCWTASRRRTEQTAL; the protein is encoded by the coding sequence ATGACCGCGCCCGACCATTCCAACCGGCCCGTTTTCGCGGCAATCCTTGGCATTGCGCTGTTTGCCGCCATGGATGCAGTGATGAAGGGGGGCGCCCTGGCCATCGGAGCCTACAGCGCATTCCTGCTGCGCTGTTTGATCGGGACAGCGCTCGTTGCACCGATCTGGTGGTGGAGGACACGCAAGTTCCCGCGCGGCCGGACGCTCCGCATTCACCTCGTGCGGGGCACTGTCATTTCCTTCATGGGGTGGAGCTTTTTTGCCGCGCTCATCCGCCTGCCGCTTGCCGAGGCGATTGCGATCAGCTTCATCGCCCCGCTTATCGCACTCTATCTCGCCCGGCTTCTCCTGAATGAGATCATCAAGCCGCGCGCCATTGTCGGCACCTTGATGGGACTCGCAGGCGTGCTGGTGATCGTCGGCGGACGCGTAGGGACGCAGCAACTCGACAGCGAGGCGGCGACCGGCATCGGCCTTGTCCTGATGTCGGCTGTATTGTTCGCCTGGAACCTCATCCTGCAACGCCAGCAAGCAATGGTATCTTCGCCGCTGGAGGCGAGCACCTTCCAGAACGGGGTTGTAACATTGGTGCTGGGCTTGGGATCGCCGTTCCTACTGGTCCTGCCCGACCGCGAGACATGGGGCTTGCTGGCCCTTGGATCTGTCTTGGCGATCCTTGCCGCGATGCTGTTCATCTGGGCCTATGCCCGCAGCGAAACGCAGAGACTGGTGCCGATCGAGTATACCGGGTTTCTGTGGGCAGCGCTGTTCGGCTGGATATACTTTGCCGAGCCGATCCAGCCGATCACCGTTGCCGGTGCCGGATTGATCGTGATTGGCTGCTGGACCGCGTCCCGGCGGCGAACGGAGCAGACCGCGCTCTAG
- a CDS encoding L,D-transpeptidase family protein, with amino-acid sequence MTIKRILLCGAAVAGIFAGTAQAQTSAPESILPPSSEKVEQPIPGSNRDAPATAAPKRAQNVDEAFGDMRVQSGEIVQEIPSLEGEWSLEQVEALLAYIPGVAAEGLNPGDYRADELSAMLTRMGPGADVNRLASETFVWLVEDLRDGRTPMESRRQWFVVDPDADRMPTWKLLEDALTSGDIGGTLDSLNPVHPDYAELRDALATETDPEAIKLIRANMDRWRWLPQELGKQYLVTNVPEFMLRLTVNGKIIKSYRTVVGKPGRTATPQLAEMVEAVIYNPTWTVPQSIVKGEGLGAKVLNNPGWAQSAGYKATKGSNGWVTVVQQPGPQNALGLMKLDMPNEHAIFLHDTPSRHLFAQDNRALSHGCIRVQGARELAMTMSLLGNASSKEDFPSIIQEVSEITGGGEYTRYAMEKQWPVYITYFTMATDVDGEMKAFKDIYDRDAPVLAALDASRQSDRARETSEEAVEIIDDMQIS; translated from the coding sequence ATGACTATCAAACGGATTCTTCTTTGTGGCGCGGCTGTAGCCGGAATTTTCGCAGGCACAGCGCAGGCGCAAACGTCGGCGCCCGAAAGCATTCTTCCTCCCTCGTCGGAGAAGGTCGAGCAACCGATACCCGGCTCGAACCGGGATGCGCCAGCAACTGCCGCACCCAAGCGCGCGCAGAACGTCGATGAAGCGTTCGGCGATATGCGGGTGCAGAGCGGCGAGATCGTGCAGGAAATCCCCTCGCTCGAAGGCGAATGGAGCCTCGAACAGGTCGAAGCCTTGCTCGCCTATATTCCCGGCGTCGCAGCCGAGGGCCTCAATCCCGGCGATTACCGCGCCGACGAGCTCAGCGCTATGCTTACCCGGATGGGTCCGGGAGCGGATGTGAACCGGCTCGCCAGCGAAACCTTCGTGTGGCTGGTCGAGGACCTGCGCGACGGGCGTACTCCGATGGAATCGCGCCGCCAGTGGTTTGTCGTCGATCCCGATGCTGACCGTATGCCGACATGGAAGCTGCTCGAAGATGCGCTGACAAGCGGCGATATCGGCGGCACGCTGGACAGCCTCAATCCCGTCCACCCCGATTACGCCGAACTGCGCGATGCGCTGGCGACCGAAACCGACCCCGAAGCGATCAAGCTGATTCGGGCCAATATGGACCGCTGGCGCTGGCTCCCGCAGGAACTGGGCAAGCAATATCTTGTCACCAACGTCCCCGAGTTCATGCTGCGGCTGACCGTGAACGGCAAGATCATCAAGAGCTATCGGACCGTTGTTGGCAAGCCGGGCCGCACTGCGACCCCGCAACTGGCCGAAATGGTCGAAGCCGTGATCTACAATCCGACGTGGACAGTCCCCCAATCCATCGTGAAGGGAGAAGGCCTCGGCGCGAAGGTTCTCAACAATCCGGGTTGGGCACAGAGTGCCGGATACAAGGCAACCAAGGGTTCCAATGGCTGGGTCACCGTGGTCCAGCAGCCGGGACCGCAAAACGCGCTCGGCCTGATGAAGCTCGACATGCCCAACGAGCATGCCATCTTCCTGCACGATACGCCGAGCAGGCACCTGTTCGCACAGGACAACCGGGCCCTGAGCCATGGTTGCATCCGCGTTCAGGGTGCGCGCGAACTGGCTATGACCATGTCGTTGCTTGGCAATGCCAGCTCTAAAGAAGACTTCCCGAGCATCATCCAGGAAGTCTCCGAGATCACCGGCGGCGGCGAATATACCCGTTATGCTATGGAGAAGCAGTGGCCGGTGTATATCACTTATTTCACCATGGCGACCGACGTCGACGGTGAGATGAAGGCGTTCAAGGACATTTACGACCGCGATGCACCAGTGCTGGCAGCGCTCGATGCGTCGCGCCAGTCGGATCGCGCCCGGGAAACTAGTGAAGAAGCCGTCGAGATTATCGACGACATGCAGATCTCGTAA
- a CDS encoding murein L,D-transpeptidase catalytic domain-containing protein produces MNRRDLIKGTLAASAAVALPSRLFAQVNPTSARDRKLIEIARDQLARVGSNIWKKDIVGIADFGLHSGSERFHFVDLDNERVESFFVTHGTGSDSEHDGWLKRYSNIEGSEATSRGAYMTRSWYRGKYGTSIRLDGLDPTNSNALPRAIVMHPAEYARPEHISRWGRLGRSNGCLALGPDQFAKVLLQLSGGRLLYAESLGIQADGSHRTPPIAQTDLIRGLGGGTFEQVSPSAY; encoded by the coding sequence ATGAATCGCCGCGATCTTATCAAGGGCACCCTAGCCGCAAGCGCAGCTGTCGCGCTGCCATCGCGCCTGTTCGCGCAGGTCAATCCGACTTCGGCACGCGACCGCAAGCTGATCGAGATCGCGCGCGATCAATTGGCCCGTGTCGGCTCGAATATCTGGAAGAAGGATATCGTCGGCATCGCCGATTTCGGCCTCCACTCGGGCAGCGAGCGCTTTCACTTTGTCGACCTCGACAATGAACGGGTGGAAAGCTTCTTCGTGACGCATGGAACCGGTTCGGACAGCGAGCATGACGGCTGGCTCAAGCGCTATTCCAACATCGAGGGGAGCGAGGCGACCAGCCGCGGCGCCTACATGACGCGCAGCTGGTATCGCGGGAAATATGGCACCTCGATCCGCCTCGACGGTCTGGATCCCACCAATTCCAACGCGCTGCCGCGCGCCATTGTCATGCATCCGGCGGAATACGCCCGGCCCGAACATATCTCTCGCTGGGGCAGGCTTGGTCGTTCGAACGGCTGCCTGGCACTTGGCCCGGACCAGTTTGCAAAGGTGCTACTTCAATTGAGCGGCGGCCGTTTGCTCTATGCCGAAAGCCTCGGCATTCAAGCGGATGGCAGCCACAGGACGCCGCCAATCGCCCAGACCGACCTGATCCGCGGCCTGGGCGGCGGAACCTTCGAACAAGTCAGCCCTAGCGCTTACTAG
- a CDS encoding histone deacetylase family protein, giving the protein MAPAPTRGTFRFDKYQLVMTELRESGYPVTEHAPAPCPRKWLEAVHCPEYVEQVFTASVPQEKERRIGFPVTSHIAQRVAHTNGGTWLAAQLAMEHGYAANSAAGSHHALHDTGAGYCVFNDLAVTANRLIAEGDAARVLVVDLDVHQGDGTASLTAGRDDIFTMSFHAEKNFPVRKARSSLDVPLADGTDDDGYLEALDRHLPGVLDQFAPDLVLYQAGVDLHGDDRLGRLALTDDGIARRDRFVVSEVRRRALPIASALGGGYGKDPREVAARHARSMINCAETNSRAARSFSRSTTYATSEGR; this is encoded by the coding sequence ATGGCACCCGCACCGACGCGGGGCACGTTTCGCTTCGACAAGTACCAGCTGGTCATGACGGAATTGCGCGAAAGCGGATACCCGGTGACAGAGCACGCCCCCGCCCCCTGTCCGCGCAAATGGCTGGAAGCGGTGCATTGTCCCGAATATGTCGAGCAGGTCTTCACCGCTTCAGTCCCGCAGGAAAAGGAACGCCGGATCGGCTTTCCGGTCACCTCGCATATCGCGCAGCGCGTTGCCCATACCAATGGCGGGACGTGGCTGGCCGCGCAGCTTGCGATGGAGCATGGCTATGCTGCCAATTCTGCTGCGGGAAGCCATCATGCATTGCACGATACCGGCGCGGGATATTGCGTGTTCAACGACCTTGCCGTGACTGCAAACCGGCTGATCGCCGAAGGAGACGCCGCGCGGGTATTGGTCGTCGACCTGGACGTGCATCAGGGCGACGGCACTGCCAGCCTCACTGCCGGAAGGGATGACATTTTCACGATGTCCTTCCACGCCGAGAAGAACTTCCCCGTGCGCAAGGCCCGCTCCAGCCTGGATGTCCCGCTGGCGGATGGAACAGACGACGATGGCTATCTCGAAGCGCTGGACCGGCATCTGCCTGGCGTGCTTGATCAGTTCGCACCCGACCTCGTGCTGTATCAGGCAGGCGTGGATCTGCACGGCGATGACCGGCTTGGCCGCCTGGCTTTGACCGATGACGGTATCGCGAGGCGCGACCGTTTCGTTGTGAGCGAGGTGCGCCGCCGCGCCCTTCCGATCGCGAGCGCGCTTGGCGGGGGATACGGCAAGGATCCGCGAGAAGTGGCCGCCCGTCACGCCCGGTCGATGATTAATTGCGCCGAGACGAATTCGCGCGCTGCGCGTTCATTTTCCCGAAGCACAACTTATGCTACAAGCGAGGGACGATGA
- a CDS encoding thioredoxin family protein — translation MIRIAIATFAPLALAACATVPEAAEHAYPEARSFAVSPDPMAQVDAALARAGQRETRVLLVMGANWCHDSRALAGWLETQRFAELVEANYELVFVNVGMPQTGDGHNLDIAQRFGLATLPGTPNLLVIDAGGNLLNADSATSWRNAASRSEDVIYAELSALSGKAG, via the coding sequence ATGATCCGCATCGCAATCGCAACATTTGCGCCGCTCGCCCTCGCCGCTTGTGCGACAGTTCCCGAAGCCGCTGAGCATGCTTATCCTGAAGCCCGGTCGTTCGCGGTCAGTCCCGATCCGATGGCACAGGTCGATGCCGCCTTGGCCCGCGCGGGCCAGCGCGAAACGCGCGTGCTGCTCGTCATGGGGGCTAACTGGTGCCACGATAGCCGCGCGCTTGCCGGATGGCTTGAAACACAGCGTTTCGCCGAGCTGGTCGAGGCAAACTACGAACTGGTTTTCGTAAACGTGGGCATGCCGCAGACCGGCGACGGACATAATCTGGATATTGCCCAGCGCTTCGGCCTGGCAACGCTGCCCGGCACGCCGAACCTGCTGGTGATCGACGCGGGCGGCAATCTTCTGAACGCTGACAGCGCGACCAGCTGGCGCAATGCCGCAAGCCGCAGCGAAGATGTAATCTATGCAGAATTGTCCGCTCTCAGCGGCAAAGCAGGTTAG
- a CDS encoding retropepsin-like aspartic protease family protein — MIRPLLVIVALVSGIAAYSVKDHPGLEPAPAQEVKRFHSSPNAWSSDEVIAAQQGGDWYGEVRLDRAGDGHYYSAANIGGARVDFMVDTGASVVALTAADARAAGLIWDPSEVSVVGRGASGDVHGVIRRIPQIDVGGIVAHNVDAIVIPHGLDVSLLGQSYLGHVRSVEIRGGQMILSNM, encoded by the coding sequence ATGATCAGGCCGCTTCTCGTCATTGTCGCCCTCGTGTCCGGCATTGCCGCCTATTCGGTGAAAGACCACCCCGGTCTCGAACCAGCGCCTGCGCAGGAGGTCAAACGCTTCCACTCCTCGCCCAATGCGTGGTCGAGCGACGAGGTGATTGCCGCTCAGCAGGGCGGCGATTGGTACGGCGAAGTCCGGCTCGATAGAGCTGGCGACGGTCACTATTATTCCGCTGCCAACATCGGCGGTGCGCGGGTAGACTTCATGGTCGATACCGGCGCGTCGGTAGTCGCTCTGACTGCAGCGGATGCCCGCGCCGCCGGACTTATCTGGGACCCGAGCGAAGTCAGCGTTGTCGGACGCGGAGCAAGCGGGGACGTGCACGGCGTAATCCGGCGCATTCCCCAGATCGATGTCGGCGGGATTGTCGCCCACAATGTCGACGCGATCGTCATCCCCCACGGCCTAGACGTGTCATTGCTCGGCCAGAGTTATCTGGGCCATGTCCGCAGTGTCGAAATTCGCGGCGGACAGATGATCCTCTCGAATATGTAA
- the ispG gene encoding flavodoxin-dependent (E)-4-hydroxy-3-methylbut-2-enyl-diphosphate synthase, translating into MSSVRPWRDIERRKSRQIMVGNVPVGGDAPITVQTMTNTPTEDVAATIDQIRRCEEVGADIIRVSCPTEESTANFDQITRAANVPIVADIHFHYKRALEAADKGAACLRINPGNIGSSDRVAEVVRAAKANGCAIRIGVNAGSLEKDLLEKYGEPCPEALIESALDHIKLLQDHDFHEYKVAVKASDVFLAVAAYHGLAEAVDCPLHLGITEAGGLIGGTVKSSIGIGSLLWAGIGDTIRVSLSAEPEQEVKVGFEMLKALGLRTRGVRVVSCPSCSRQGFDVIRTVEALEKRLEHIKTPMSLSVLGCVVNGPGEARETDIGLTGGGNGKHMVYLSGVKDHHIENEDMLDHIVRLVEEKAAAIDAGNATAFDPHAVAAE; encoded by the coding sequence ATGTCTTCAGTACGCCCCTGGCGCGATATCGAGCGCCGCAAGTCACGCCAGATCATGGTTGGTAACGTTCCGGTCGGCGGGGATGCGCCGATCACCGTGCAAACCATGACGAACACCCCGACCGAAGATGTCGCCGCGACGATCGACCAGATCCGCCGCTGCGAAGAAGTCGGCGCGGACATTATCCGCGTGTCCTGCCCGACCGAGGAATCGACCGCGAATTTCGACCAGATCACGCGCGCGGCCAATGTGCCGATCGTGGCGGACATTCATTTCCACTACAAACGCGCGCTCGAGGCGGCCGACAAGGGCGCAGCCTGCCTGCGCATCAATCCCGGCAATATCGGCTCGTCAGACCGCGTCGCCGAAGTGGTGCGCGCCGCCAAGGCGAACGGCTGCGCGATCCGCATCGGCGTGAATGCGGGCAGCCTGGAAAAGGACCTGCTGGAAAAATACGGCGAACCGTGTCCGGAAGCGCTGATCGAAAGCGCGCTCGACCATATCAAGCTGCTGCAGGATCATGACTTTCACGAATACAAAGTGGCAGTGAAGGCCAGCGATGTGTTCCTTGCCGTCGCCGCCTATCACGGGCTGGCGGAGGCGGTGGACTGCCCGTTGCACCTCGGCATCACGGAAGCAGGCGGCCTGATCGGCGGAACGGTCAAATCCTCCATCGGCATAGGCTCACTGCTGTGGGCAGGTATCGGCGATACGATCCGTGTTTCGCTGTCCGCCGAGCCCGAGCAGGAGGTCAAAGTAGGTTTCGAGATGCTCAAGGCGCTCGGCCTCAGAACCCGCGGCGTGCGCGTCGTGTCCTGCCCTTCGTGCTCGCGTCAGGGGTTCGATGTGATCCGGACGGTCGAGGCGCTGGAAAAGCGGCTCGAACACATCAAGACACCGATGAGCCTTTCAGTCCTTGGCTGCGTGGTCAACGGCCCCGGCGAAGCGCGCGAAACCGATATCGGCCTGACGGGCGGCGGCAATGGCAAGCACATGGTCTACCTGTCGGGCGTCAAGGACCACCACATCGAGAACGAGGACATGCTCGATCACATCGTTCGCCTGGTCGAAGAAAAGGCCGCCGCAATCGATGCTGGCAATGCGACAGCGTTCGATCCCCACGCGGTGGCTGCCGAGTAA
- a CDS encoding MFS transporter — protein MFANPNMTDGRGMRLFTILILYIAQGLPIGLLEFAVTGWMAAKGATVGEIGYVIGMAVAPWSLKFINGALMDRYAYLPMGRRRAWILAAQLVMVISLLLAALVDPGPRDAAIIGGIAFAVNMATVFQDVGADALAVDIAEEKEHGIVSGLMAGGQALGIAISAAISGLIIYNFGTGTAYTTCAILVTCTSLYLVWVRERAGERRLPWSKGEAHAISLAVQAHSWIGLLSHAFRQLFRKDSLVWVAPLFLRGMGYGTMGVAAPFIAANYGGWNEAQIGAANGTGQFVAAIAAMTLGSFLCVKLGSKLAQILTLGLFAGAAALLALTEPFWSSEAVIWAVILGWPILYYLTGVPMQAITLAFSDPETGATQFSIYMACINQGTSFAGFTFALVSGVGGIELVIGLLALVFTLALTITLLVNVPSRQIEVPDEPRNPQTA, from the coding sequence GTGTTTGCAAATCCTAACATGACCGACGGGCGCGGGATGCGCCTGTTCACGATCCTCATACTATATATTGCTCAGGGCCTACCCATCGGCCTGCTCGAATTCGCCGTGACGGGGTGGATGGCGGCCAAGGGCGCCACAGTCGGCGAGATTGGTTATGTCATCGGGATGGCCGTTGCGCCATGGAGTCTCAAGTTCATCAACGGGGCGTTGATGGACCGTTATGCCTATTTGCCGATGGGCCGCCGCCGCGCCTGGATCCTGGCTGCGCAGCTGGTGATGGTCATTTCCCTGTTGCTCGCCGCGCTCGTCGATCCCGGCCCGCGAGACGCCGCAATCATTGGCGGCATTGCGTTTGCCGTCAACATGGCCACGGTTTTCCAGGACGTGGGTGCCGATGCGCTGGCCGTCGATATCGCCGAGGAAAAGGAACACGGGATAGTCTCCGGCCTGATGGCAGGCGGACAAGCCCTCGGCATTGCCATTTCGGCGGCGATTTCGGGGCTGATCATCTACAATTTCGGAACAGGTACGGCTTACACGACCTGTGCGATCCTCGTGACTTGCACCAGTCTCTACCTGGTCTGGGTGCGCGAGCGGGCCGGAGAGCGCCGTCTGCCGTGGAGCAAGGGCGAGGCTCATGCGATCAGCCTGGCGGTACAGGCGCACAGCTGGATAGGACTGCTCAGCCATGCATTCCGCCAGCTGTTTCGCAAGGACAGCCTTGTCTGGGTTGCGCCGCTGTTCCTGCGCGGCATGGGCTATGGCACCATGGGAGTGGCGGCCCCTTTCATTGCAGCCAATTATGGCGGCTGGAACGAAGCCCAGATCGGTGCAGCTAATGGGACCGGCCAATTCGTGGCGGCCATCGCAGCCATGACCCTGGGCAGCTTTCTGTGTGTCAAATTGGGCAGCAAATTGGCACAGATCCTGACCTTGGGCCTGTTCGCCGGAGCGGCCGCATTGCTGGCCTTGACCGAACCCTTCTGGTCCAGTGAGGCGGTGATCTGGGCGGTTATTCTGGGATGGCCCATCCTGTATTACCTGACCGGCGTTCCCATGCAGGCCATCACGCTCGCCTTCAGCGATCCCGAGACCGGGGCGACGCAATTTTCGATCTACATGGCGTGTATCAATCAAGGGACAAGCTTCGCAGGTTTCACCTTTGCGCTCGTTTCCGGGGTCGGCGGCATCGAACTCGTCATCGGGCTTCTTGCCCTCGTGTTCACGCTGGCTCTTACCATCACGTTGCTGGTGAATGTGCCGTCAAGGCAGATCGAGGTGCCGGATGAGCCGCGAAATCCGCAAACGGCGTAA
- a CDS encoding zinc transporter ZntB has product MIDATEETSTETPLLFGRVLDGNGGAREITWDEAQGWAPQAPGEVLWLHLCRNREGVQKWLEAELQMPEPTAELLTSDANRPRAFRDGETLVATLRGINFNPGAQPEDMISMQLWCDGDRLITLRRHPMQTPREVMAMLDRGHGPSDAGATITLLAELLITRMSQSIVDMNHVLDDLEDEDPEKDPEGMLGRISTIRRNCLSLKRHMAPQHEALEQISRDSPDWFEEEDRREIAESIARLRRYLDDIDISKESAVVLQDELRARSLASSEHATYMLTIVAGIFLPLGFLTGLLGINVGGMPGMEDPDAFWLVVGLCLVLFVALIVTFRRLRWL; this is encoded by the coding sequence ATGATCGACGCGACCGAAGAGACAAGTACGGAAACCCCTCTCCTTTTCGGGCGAGTGCTCGATGGGAATGGCGGGGCGCGTGAAATCACGTGGGACGAAGCGCAAGGGTGGGCACCCCAGGCACCGGGAGAGGTCCTGTGGTTGCACCTGTGCCGCAACCGTGAAGGCGTGCAAAAGTGGCTCGAAGCAGAGCTTCAGATGCCTGAACCGACCGCGGAACTACTCACCAGCGATGCCAACCGTCCGCGTGCCTTTCGCGACGGTGAAACGCTGGTTGCGACCTTGCGCGGGATCAATTTCAATCCCGGGGCACAACCCGAAGACATGATTTCGATGCAGCTATGGTGCGACGGTGACCGGCTGATCACCTTGCGCCGCCACCCCATGCAGACCCCGCGCGAGGTCATGGCGATGCTCGACCGCGGCCATGGCCCGTCCGATGCTGGGGCCACCATTACCTTGCTGGCGGAGCTGCTTATTACGCGGATGAGCCAGTCCATCGTGGACATGAATCACGTGCTTGACGATCTCGAAGATGAAGATCCCGAAAAAGACCCAGAAGGCATGCTGGGCCGCATTTCCACGATCCGCCGCAACTGCCTCAGTCTGAAACGGCACATGGCTCCGCAGCACGAGGCGCTGGAGCAAATCAGCCGCGATTCCCCCGATTGGTTCGAGGAAGAAGACAGGCGCGAAATCGCTGAGAGTATTGCGCGGCTGCGCCGCTATCTCGACGATATCGACATCAGTAAGGAAAGCGCGGTCGTGTTGCAGGACGAACTGCGTGCTCGCAGCCTCGCCAGCAGTGAACACGCGACCTACATGCTCACCATCGTGGCGGGGATCTTCCTGCCGCTGGGCTTCCTGACCGGTCTGCTGGGTATCAATGTCGGCGGAATGCCGGGCATGGAAGACCCGGATGCATTCTGGCTGGTGGTTGGCCTGTGCCTGGTGCTCTTCGTAGCGCTGATCGTGACCTTCCGCCGCCTGCGCTGGCTCTGA
- a CDS encoding DUF1109 domain-containing protein, whose product MNPERGRLPNSLIDELAGDLAPVAPIRLWHGAALVALSAAVTVVLVELLDGLWRGIAAGEASGVFFLANGMLGLAGTASAIAVLRMASPRVGNTHDGARWSAIMLGLLPLTALLVLGASGLFASVSSDMYGFECFLAGSAFGLVTAGALVMWLRRGAPVSLGAAGTFTGIAAGAIGSFAYGLACPIDTIGHLGIWHAAPVVLMALVGRFAVPPLVRW is encoded by the coding sequence ATGAACCCCGAACGCGGCAGACTTCCCAACTCCCTCATCGACGAGCTTGCTGGCGATCTGGCACCCGTGGCGCCAATCCGCCTGTGGCACGGTGCGGCCCTGGTCGCTCTTTCCGCTGCAGTCACGGTGGTGCTCGTCGAACTGCTCGACGGCCTTTGGCGCGGCATCGCGGCGGGCGAGGCCTCTGGGGTGTTCTTCCTTGCGAACGGCATGCTGGGCCTGGCCGGAACGGCTTCGGCAATTGCCGTCCTGCGAATGGCCAGTCCGCGTGTAGGCAACACTCACGACGGCGCGCGCTGGTCCGCTATCATGCTTGGCCTATTGCCGCTGACGGCCTTGCTGGTGCTTGGCGCCAGCGGGCTGTTCGCCTCGGTTTCGAGCGATATGTACGGGTTCGAGTGCTTCCTTGCCGGATCAGCATTCGGATTGGTGACGGCTGGCGCGCTGGTCATGTGGCTGCGCCGCGGGGCGCCCGTATCGCTCGGCGCTGCAGGCACCTTCACCGGTATCGCGGCAGGTGCAATCGGAAGCTTTGCTTACGGCCTGGCATGCCCGATCGACACGATCGGCCACCTTGGCATCTGGCACGCCGCGCCGGTTGTGCTGATGGCACTCGTCGGCCGCTTTGCTGTGCCGCCATTGGTGCGCTGGTAG
- a CDS encoding sigma-70 family RNA polymerase sigma factor, protein MIADEATMAQMMAASQKGDRDMYRALLTEIQLWLERYFRRRVAPAQLDDLVQEVMMAVHSKRATWDPARAFYPWLAAIARYRWIDHLRKVYRSAEDELGDHDAAEDSEEEAVMARMSLERLFVHLPEKQAEAIELVKIEGLTISEASAKTGQSESLVKVNIHRGLKKLSALVEKAE, encoded by the coding sequence ATGATCGCCGATGAAGCCACCATGGCGCAGATGATGGCCGCCTCGCAAAAGGGCGACCGCGATATGTACCGCGCGCTACTCACTGAAATTCAGCTTTGGCTGGAACGCTATTTCAGGAGGCGTGTCGCCCCGGCCCAGCTCGACGACCTGGTGCAGGAAGTGATGATGGCAGTCCATTCCAAACGGGCAACCTGGGACCCCGCCCGTGCGTTTTACCCCTGGCTGGCCGCCATCGCACGCTATCGGTGGATCGACCACCTGCGCAAAGTCTATCGCTCTGCCGAAGACGAACTCGGTGATCACGACGCGGCCGAAGACAGCGAAGAAGAAGCCGTGATGGCGCGCATGAGCCTGGAACGCCTGTTCGTCCATCTGCCGGAAAAACAGGCCGAAGCCATCGAACTCGTAAAGATCGAGGGGCTGACCATTTCAGAAGCCTCCGCCAAGACCGGCCAGAGCGAAAGCCTGGTCAAAGTGAATATCCATCGCGGACTGAAAAAGCTGTCCGCGCTCGTAGAAAAGGCCGAATAG
- a CDS encoding DoxX family protein codes for MQKLLTPYDRLTAWLASRLPEGLALLVTRAALAGIFWRSGRTKVEEGSALSISENAYFLFEYEYTGLPISPDIAVPMATYAEHLFPILLAAGLFTRFAALSLLIMTLVIQIFVYPEAWWTTHILWVAMAAILVSRGGGMLSLDALLASRRAK; via the coding sequence ATGCAGAAACTGTTGACCCCCTACGACCGCCTGACCGCCTGGCTCGCCTCGCGCTTGCCCGAAGGTCTGGCTCTGCTGGTCACCCGCGCGGCGCTGGCCGGAATTTTCTGGCGCTCTGGCAGAACCAAGGTGGAGGAAGGCAGCGCACTGTCCATTAGTGAGAACGCCTATTTCCTGTTCGAATACGAATATACCGGCTTGCCAATTTCGCCCGATATCGCAGTCCCGATGGCCACCTATGCGGAGCATCTGTTTCCAATCTTGCTGGCCGCCGGTCTCTTTACCCGGTTTGCGGCGCTGTCGCTGCTGATCATGACGCTCGTGATCCAGATCTTCGTCTATCCGGAAGCCTGGTGGACCACGCATATCCTCTGGGTAGCGATGGCAGCGATTCTGGTTTCGCGCGGCGGCGGAATGCTGTCGCTCGACGCGCTCCTCGCCTCGCGCCGGGCCAAGTGA
- a CDS encoding DUF2282 domain-containing protein produces the protein MNSQSIARLAGLALTAGVATTMVASPAAAQKRPPMEKCYGVAKAGENDCAAGPGTSCAGTSTRDYQGDAWKLVKKGTCEKIETPKGKGSLTAIKR, from the coding sequence ATGAACAGCCAATCTATCGCCCGTCTCGCGGGTCTTGCCCTGACTGCCGGCGTTGCAACCACGATGGTCGCCAGCCCGGCCGCCGCGCAAAAGCGTCCGCCAATGGAGAAGTGCTACGGCGTCGCCAAGGCAGGCGAGAACGACTGCGCCGCCGGACCCGGCACCAGCTGCGCAGGCACCTCCACCCGCGACTACCAGGGCGATGCGTGGAAGCTGGTCAAGAAGGGCACCTGCGAAAAGATCGAGACCCCCAAGGGCAAGGGTTCGCTCACCGCGATCAAGCGCTGA